A region of Acidithiobacillus ferridurans DNA encodes the following proteins:
- a CDS encoding NADH-quinone oxidoreductase subunit B family protein, producing the protein MANVLWLQGGACSGNTMSFLNAEEPSACDLVTDFGIKVLWQPSLGVELGDNVQKLLRDCVSGAIPLDIFVFEGTVVNAPNGTGTWNRFAGRPMKDWVKELTGAAQYVVALGDCATWGGIPATAPNPSDSQGLQFLKKQHGGFLGAGFKSKAGLPVINIPGCPAHPDWITQVLVAVATGRAGELELDDLQRPKTFFKSFTQTGCTRNMHFAYKVSATEFGQRKGCLFYDLGCRGPMTHSPCNRILWNRQSSKTRAGMPCLGCTEPEFPFFDLAPGSVFKTQTVMGVPKDLPEGVDKSAYIKLTSAAKSASPAWAEKDIFVV; encoded by the coding sequence ATGGCGAACGTGCTTTGGCTCCAAGGAGGAGCCTGTTCTGGAAATACTATGTCTTTTCTTAATGCGGAGGAGCCGAGTGCTTGCGATCTGGTGACGGATTTTGGCATCAAGGTGCTCTGGCAGCCCTCTCTCGGAGTGGAACTGGGGGACAATGTTCAGAAGTTGCTTCGGGATTGTGTGTCTGGGGCAATTCCCCTGGATATATTCGTTTTCGAGGGTACCGTGGTTAACGCCCCCAATGGTACGGGGACCTGGAATCGCTTTGCCGGTCGTCCGATGAAAGACTGGGTGAAGGAGTTAACAGGTGCTGCCCAGTACGTGGTGGCGTTGGGAGATTGTGCGACATGGGGGGGTATCCCGGCGACCGCCCCGAACCCCAGTGATTCTCAGGGACTTCAGTTCCTCAAAAAGCAACATGGCGGTTTCCTGGGAGCGGGCTTCAAAAGCAAAGCTGGGCTTCCTGTCATCAATATCCCCGGTTGTCCTGCCCATCCGGATTGGATCACCCAGGTACTGGTGGCAGTGGCGACAGGACGCGCCGGAGAACTGGAACTGGATGATCTGCAGCGTCCAAAGACGTTTTTCAAGAGCTTCACCCAGACGGGATGTACCCGCAACATGCACTTTGCTTACAAGGTTTCCGCCACGGAATTTGGGCAGAGAAAAGGCTGTCTCTTTTATGACCTGGGCTGCCGTGGCCCGATGACGCATTCACCCTGTAACCGCATTCTGTGGAACCGGCAGTCCTCGAAAACTCGTGCGGGGATGCCCTGTTTGGGTTGTACCGAGCCGGAGTTCCCTTTCTTCGATCTGGCACCAGGCAGTGTATTCAAAACCCAGACTGTGATGGGGGTGCCGAAAGACCTGCCAGAGGGTGTGGACAAGTCCGCTTATATCAAACTGACGTCAGCCGCCAAGAGTGCTTCGCCGGCCTGGGCCGAAAAAGACATCTTTGTGGTCTGA